From Vibrio fortis, a single genomic window includes:
- a CDS encoding RluA family pseudouridine synthase — MPQRLEQFTPLTSDSAARYTLPARFTFPYYYTPHETCELAMRDLQARLQKADVNKGSFGQLYAVLLTQDPSTGEVGYLAAHSGLTLDDTLVEPLSSIHFVPSAFDHAKFTQECSHLIEKLTGQAKQIASFEQHHNLAELHTKLESSKEVAANDIANFQKQIADNKAERDALRTAYESSIQQASDALMDSAQGSDLLKQLGAASSQEKRDLKALRIQWKQTIAELQSNIATINATLHDKRQQHAELTAQLEEQRLSRYQFLNGNKQTKSLLELLNGKQALTGSGDCCLPKLLNFAFKHNLKPLALAEFWWGRPPRQEVRQHGNLYPVCQSRSFEILEYQLEGIELEDNPLIVNPAVGKQFDIVYEDNEIVVVNKPAEFLSVPGKFIEDSVYSRIKARYPDATGPLIIHRLDMSTSGLLILALTAESNRHIQKQFIERTVEKRYTALLEGEIVGESGDISLPLRGDITDRPRQLVCHQHGKKAETHWQVVRRSEGKTKVHLYPRTGRTHQLRVHCAHPDGLGTPIAGDDLYGYKRDRLHLHAGYLKLVHPTTKEWIEFEVPSEF; from the coding sequence ATGCCACAGCGTCTTGAGCAATTCACGCCTCTGACTTCAGATTCAGCTGCACGTTACACACTACCAGCTCGTTTTACGTTTCCGTACTACTACACGCCGCACGAAACGTGTGAATTGGCAATGCGCGATTTACAAGCTCGCCTTCAGAAAGCCGATGTTAACAAAGGCTCATTTGGTCAACTCTATGCTGTATTATTAACTCAAGATCCATCTACTGGTGAAGTTGGTTATCTAGCCGCGCATTCCGGTTTAACTCTTGATGACACTCTCGTAGAACCGCTCTCTTCAATTCATTTCGTACCTTCAGCTTTTGATCACGCGAAGTTCACTCAAGAGTGCAGTCACTTAATCGAAAAATTAACAGGGCAAGCAAAACAGATCGCGTCTTTTGAACAGCATCATAATCTTGCTGAATTACACACAAAGCTAGAGTCATCTAAAGAGGTCGCTGCAAACGACATTGCCAATTTCCAAAAGCAAATCGCAGACAACAAAGCCGAACGCGACGCTCTTCGTACTGCCTATGAGTCTTCTATTCAGCAAGCCTCCGATGCTTTGATGGACAGCGCCCAAGGTAGTGACCTTCTCAAGCAGTTAGGCGCGGCGAGTAGCCAAGAAAAGCGTGATCTCAAGGCGCTTAGAATTCAATGGAAACAAACGATCGCTGAACTGCAGTCAAATATAGCCACGATCAACGCCACATTACACGATAAACGCCAACAACATGCAGAACTAACAGCGCAACTCGAAGAGCAGCGCTTGTCACGTTATCAGTTTCTCAACGGAAACAAGCAGACAAAGTCGTTGTTGGAACTATTGAATGGTAAACAAGCTTTGACAGGCTCAGGCGATTGTTGCTTACCAAAGCTTCTAAACTTTGCGTTTAAACATAACTTAAAACCCCTTGCTCTTGCGGAGTTTTGGTGGGGTCGCCCTCCCCGTCAGGAAGTTCGTCAACATGGCAACTTATACCCAGTTTGTCAAAGTCGAAGCTTTGAAATACTTGAATATCAGCTCGAAGGTATTGAGCTGGAAGATAACCCTTTGATCGTGAATCCAGCCGTTGGTAAGCAGTTTGATATTGTTTATGAAGACAACGAAATTGTTGTGGTGAATAAACCCGCTGAATTTCTGTCTGTTCCTGGCAAATTCATTGAGGACTCTGTCTACTCTCGAATCAAGGCACGTTACCCCGACGCAACGGGGCCACTTATCATCCATCGTCTAGATATGTCGACTTCAGGGTTGCTTATTCTTGCTCTTACAGCAGAGTCCAACCGTCATATCCAAAAACAATTCATCGAGCGAACCGTCGAGAAGCGCTACACCGCCCTGCTTGAAGGTGAGATCGTTGGAGAAAGTGGTGATATCAGCCTCCCTTTACGTGGTGACATCACCGATCGCCCAAGGCAGCTTGTTTGTCATCAACACGGGAAAAAAGCAGAAACGCATTGGCAGGTTGTACGTCGAAGCGAAGGCAAAACCAAGGTTCACCTTTACCCAAGAACTGGACGCACTCATCAGCTACGTGTTCATTGTGCACACCCAGATGGATTAGGAACTCCGATTGCAGGTGACGACCTGTACGGCTATAAACGAGACCGCCTCCACCTGCATGCCGGCTACTTAAAACTGGTACATCCAACGACTAAAGAATGGATCGAATTCGAAGTACCAAGTGAGTTTTAG
- a CDS encoding glutathione S-transferase family protein, whose protein sequence is MITLHHLNKSRSKRIIWLLEELGVEYQIKPYLRDSVSFLAPPELKSIHPLGKSPVIEDQGMIITESGAITDYLIETYGNGRFAPQRGTKEHLEYNQWLHFAESSGILPLLLKIFVAKDGCETNFLAQYAEDENSKIMAYLEQSLEGKSYLVGETLTGADFMMSFIVEAMDNFGASHAYPNLVAYTERLKSHSSFQKADEIEQKHS, encoded by the coding sequence ATGATCACTCTACATCACTTAAACAAATCACGTTCTAAGCGAATCATCTGGCTACTGGAAGAGCTAGGCGTTGAATATCAAATTAAGCCCTACTTGCGTGATTCAGTTTCATTCCTTGCACCGCCAGAGCTGAAATCTATTCACCCACTCGGCAAATCACCAGTTATCGAAGATCAAGGTATGATCATCACTGAGTCGGGCGCGATTACTGATTACCTAATTGAAACATACGGTAATGGGCGTTTCGCACCACAAAGAGGAACCAAAGAGCACCTAGAGTATAATCAGTGGCTCCACTTTGCTGAAAGCTCAGGCATTCTGCCACTGCTACTTAAGATCTTTGTTGCAAAAGACGGTTGTGAAACTAACTTCTTAGCGCAATATGCTGAAGACGAAAACAGCAAGATCATGGCTTACTTAGAGCAATCGCTTGAAGGAAAAAGCTACCTTGTGGGAGAGACACTCACCGGTGCAGACTTCATGATGTCTTTTATCGTAGAAGCGATGGATAACTTTGGTGCATCACACGCCTACCCTAACCTTGTCGCTTACACTGAGCGCCTTAAGTCTCATTCAAGCTTCCAAAAAGCGGATGAGATTGAGCAAAAACACAGCTAA
- a CDS encoding NADP-dependent oxidoreductase, whose protein sequence is MTDNNRRIVLASRPVGAPAQDNFRLENATVPSIQDGEVLLRSIYLSLDPYMRGRMNDAKSYAEPVAIDDVMVGATVCQVEQSQHVDYQVGEWVLAYTGWQDYGVSNGEGLVKLGMAPSHPSFALGIMGMPGFTAYMGLLDIGQPKEGDTLVVAAATGPVGATVGQIGKLKGCRVIGVAGGEEKCRHAKEVLGFDECIDHKAEDFAEQLAAACDKGIDVYFENVGGKVFDAVMPLLNTGARVPVCGLISQYNSTSLPDGPDRMSALMGMLLVKRIKMQGFIIFDDYAHRYNEFATQMTEWLAQGKIQYKEQVVEGLENAPQAFMGLLQGENFGKLVIKMNQAK, encoded by the coding sequence ATGACTGATAACAACAGAAGAATCGTACTCGCCTCTCGCCCTGTCGGCGCACCTGCACAAGATAACTTTCGACTAGAAAACGCCACGGTGCCAAGCATTCAAGATGGTGAGGTTTTACTGCGTTCTATCTACCTATCACTTGACCCTTATATGCGCGGTCGAATGAACGACGCAAAATCCTATGCAGAACCAGTCGCGATTGACGACGTAATGGTCGGCGCAACAGTCTGCCAAGTAGAACAATCGCAGCATGTTGACTATCAAGTGGGTGAATGGGTATTGGCGTATACCGGTTGGCAAGATTACGGTGTCTCTAACGGTGAAGGCTTAGTAAAACTTGGGATGGCGCCTAGCCACCCATCATTTGCACTTGGCATTATGGGTATGCCAGGCTTCACGGCTTACATGGGCTTGCTCGATATCGGTCAACCAAAAGAAGGCGACACTCTTGTAGTTGCAGCAGCGACAGGACCGGTAGGCGCGACTGTGGGTCAAATTGGTAAACTTAAAGGCTGCCGTGTTATTGGCGTCGCTGGCGGAGAGGAAAAATGTCGTCATGCTAAAGAGGTTCTTGGTTTTGATGAATGTATCGATCACAAAGCAGAAGACTTTGCTGAACAGCTAGCAGCTGCGTGCGACAAAGGCATTGATGTCTACTTCGAGAATGTGGGTGGAAAAGTCTTCGATGCTGTGATGCCACTGCTCAACACAGGCGCACGTGTACCTGTTTGTGGCCTTATTTCGCAATACAACTCGACATCACTACCAGACGGCCCTGACCGCATGTCGGCGCTGATGGGAATGCTGTTAGTTAAACGTATTAAGATGCAAGGATTCATTATCTTTGACGACTACGCACATCGTTACAACGAGTTTGCCACGCAAATGACAGAGTGGCTCGCGCAAGGCAAGATCCAGTACAAAGAACAAGTAGTGGAAGGATTAGAAAACGCACCCCAAGCCTTCATGGGGCTACTACAAGGTGAGAACTTCGGAAAACTCGTCATTAAAATGAACCAAGCAAAATAG
- a CDS encoding TetR/AcrR family transcriptional regulator produces the protein MNQKTNDTRLHILNVGYELIVNQGFTAVGLSQLLKAADVPKGSFYHYFKSKEAFGEALIEHYFDHYLTRVDSILVHGQGNHAERLLDYLSRWRDTQSGVCNAHKCLVVKLSAEVSDLSDSMRQALQKGADCVVQQMATCIENGVKEGSITSLDHQQAAKNLYSLWLGASLLSKLSQSTDTLDSAFDETKRLIALA, from the coding sequence ATGAATCAGAAAACAAACGACACACGCCTGCACATTTTAAATGTCGGTTACGAGCTTATTGTCAACCAAGGCTTTACCGCCGTGGGGCTTTCCCAACTGCTTAAAGCTGCTGATGTTCCCAAAGGCTCTTTTTATCATTACTTCAAGTCCAAAGAAGCGTTTGGTGAAGCCTTAATTGAGCACTACTTTGATCACTACTTAACACGAGTTGACTCTATTTTAGTGCACGGACAAGGTAACCATGCAGAGCGATTATTGGACTATCTCTCTCGTTGGCGTGATACGCAAAGTGGTGTTTGTAACGCACATAAATGCCTAGTCGTAAAACTTTCGGCAGAAGTATCTGACCTTTCTGACTCAATGCGTCAAGCTTTACAAAAAGGCGCTGATTGCGTGGTTCAACAAATGGCAACTTGTATAGAGAATGGTGTTAAAGAAGGCTCTATCACTTCACTAGACCACCAGCAAGCTGCAAAAAATCTGTACTCACTCTGGTTAGGCGCTAGCCTTTTGAGCAAGTTAAGCCAAAGTACAGATACTCTCGATAGCGCTTTTGACGAAACAAAACGTCTCATCGCGCTAGCGTAA
- a CDS encoding FKBP-type peptidyl-prolyl cis-trans isomerase — translation MSKFVIPIIVFIMAGFMIYRTWTNHKAGSENFEQGQQFLIENGKKAGVVTTESGLQYLVLEEGTGTEHPTKNSQVTVHYHGTLIDGTVFDSSVERGEPITFALKQVIKGWQEGLTYMVEGQKVRLFIPSTLGYGKGGTGPIPPSATLIFDVELLSIK, via the coding sequence ATGTCTAAATTTGTCATTCCAATTATCGTATTCATCATGGCTGGTTTCATGATCTACCGTACTTGGACTAATCACAAAGCGGGTTCTGAAAACTTCGAACAAGGCCAACAGTTCCTAATTGAAAATGGCAAAAAAGCGGGCGTTGTAACCACAGAGAGCGGCCTGCAGTATCTAGTACTTGAAGAAGGTACAGGTACAGAGCACCCAACGAAGAACAGCCAAGTAACCGTTCATTACCACGGTACTTTGATTGACGGTACTGTATTCGATAGTTCAGTAGAGCGCGGCGAGCCGATCACATTTGCACTTAAGCAAGTGATCAAAGGCTGGCAAGAAGGTTTAACGTACATGGTTGAGGGCCAAAAAGTTCGCCTTTTTATTCCTAGCACCCTAGGTTACGGCAAGGGTGGCACAGGTCCAATCCCACCTTCAGCAACACTGATCTTCGACGTTGAGTTGCTTTCAATCAAGTAA
- a CDS encoding thiol:disulfide interchange protein DsbA/DsbL — protein MFKPFTQLFVALLAAVALAGCSESNEPQAGVQYEALPVALTEYDLSPVTEIFSLNCGHCRTMESAIPEIESLTNQKIGKVHVTFNESAQISAMIFYTAVMQLNDTPDHAFMEDLFAAVQMGGDATPEARQEALETAFTSRGLVSPYQLDKEQQVALFEYVQKAEEISVKGQINSVPTFIVNGKYQVLTAGHQDLEGIGKTINFLLTQP, from the coding sequence ATGTTCAAGCCATTTACCCAATTATTTGTTGCTCTTCTCGCTGCAGTAGCCCTTGCAGGTTGTAGTGAAAGCAATGAGCCGCAAGCCGGCGTTCAATACGAAGCACTTCCTGTTGCGCTAACCGAATACGACCTATCTCCAGTGACAGAAATCTTTTCACTTAACTGCGGCCACTGTCGCACTATGGAAAGCGCAATTCCTGAGATCGAATCACTGACTAACCAAAAGATTGGTAAGGTTCACGTTACCTTTAATGAGAGCGCTCAAATCAGTGCAATGATCTTTTACACTGCCGTAATGCAGCTTAACGACACGCCAGATCACGCCTTCATGGAAGACCTATTCGCTGCTGTACAGATGGGTGGTGACGCAACACCAGAAGCTCGCCAAGAAGCTCTAGAAACGGCGTTTACTTCTCGCGGTTTAGTCAGCCCATACCAATTAGATAAAGAGCAGCAAGTGGCACTGTTTGAATACGTACAGAAAGCCGAAGAAATCTCTGTAAAAGGCCAAATCAACTCAGTACCAACCTTCATCGTTAACGGTAAATACCAAGTGTTAACGGCTGGTCACCAAGATCTAGAAGGTATCGGCAAAACCATCAACTTCCTTTTGACTCAGCCTTAA
- a CDS encoding OmpA family protein yields MKYLALICSLALVGCESTDSMAMLGGNMLETAPQTDYDVMYPEWGVVQETRVVTNYRQTQNSSQKTITTNYGVGISTDDPLEVFLRQNRIDYQVLPGNHVMVKLNHHVNFKTGSAIPAPVNDHWLDTLGSYLSQRSDIDIVIEGHTDNTGNDMVNDPLSEQRAKEVKARLERNYVSSQSIYTRGFGEYVPACTNNSSQGKACNRRVELMLIVAK; encoded by the coding sequence ATGAAGTATTTAGCACTAATTTGCAGTTTGGCATTGGTAGGGTGTGAATCAACCGACTCAATGGCAATGCTGGGCGGTAACATGTTGGAGACCGCACCACAAACAGATTACGACGTGATGTACCCAGAGTGGGGTGTTGTGCAAGAGACGCGCGTTGTGACCAATTACCGTCAAACACAGAACTCTTCGCAGAAAACGATTACCACTAATTATGGTGTAGGGATTTCTACCGATGACCCGCTTGAAGTTTTTCTCAGACAAAATCGTATCGACTATCAAGTGCTGCCAGGTAATCACGTAATGGTGAAATTGAACCATCATGTGAACTTTAAAACAGGCTCTGCCATTCCGGCTCCCGTTAATGATCACTGGTTGGATACTTTAGGCAGCTACCTTTCGCAACGTTCTGATATCGATATCGTGATTGAGGGGCATACTGACAACACGGGTAACGATATGGTTAATGACCCTCTGTCAGAACAGCGAGCGAAAGAAGTGAAAGCAAGACTGGAGCGTAATTACGTATCGAGTCAGTCTATTTATACGCGTGGTTTTGGTGAATATGTCCCAGCTTGTACCAACAACTCTTCTCAAGGAAAAGCGTGTAACCGTCGTGTGGAATTGATGTTGATCGTGGCTAAATAG
- a CDS encoding glutaredoxin family protein — translation MKFIRWFLGRIILLLNFVFTPRGVKRSAEDQSKVDEQAKSYALYQFEACPFCVKVRRAMKRQSVKIELRDAKNNDQHRAELEAGGGRIKVPCLRIEKDGKTEWMYESSDIVAYLEKNFA, via the coding sequence ATGAAGTTTATCCGTTGGTTTCTAGGTCGCATCATTCTGCTCCTTAACTTTGTATTTACGCCACGTGGTGTTAAACGCTCAGCCGAAGATCAATCTAAAGTTGATGAACAAGCAAAGAGCTACGCTCTGTATCAATTCGAAGCTTGTCCGTTCTGCGTAAAAGTACGTCGAGCGATGAAGCGTCAATCTGTAAAAATTGAATTACGTGATGCGAAAAACAACGATCAACACCGCGCTGAGCTTGAAGCTGGTGGTGGTCGTATAAAAGTACCATGTCTTCGTATTGAGAAAGATGGCAAAACAGAATGGATGTACGAGTCTTCAGACATCGTTGCGTACCTTGAAAAGAACTTCGCTTAG
- the norR gene encoding nitric oxide reductase transcriptional regulator NorR yields MQDISASTLMEMTIGLASGVNDQDRFNRLIDAIRKTITCDCVALLSLQGDTLVPIAMQGLSRDTFGRRFIISEHPRFDAICASKTPVRFDSHSTLPDPFDGLLIDHDGDLPMHACMGLPLLFGDKLLGVLTLDSLTPDVFANIPARNLEVLAAIAASTMQMALTFSQLESQAKQSKQLLEELNEEAWEREGGELIGKSDTMMALKNDIAVVAPSEFNILIHGETGVGKELVARTLHHQSARKRKPLVYVNCAAIPENLVESELFGHVRGAFTGADKNRSGKFALADGGTLFLDEIGELPLAAQSKLLRALQNNEIQPVGQDNIQTIDVRVLAATNRDLKQEVEDGNFRADLYHRLSVYPIAVPALRERGDDTSLLAGFFLEQARRKLGINQIKFRSDVLVFLNRYNWPGNVRELEHVISRSALKALARSTNKRLVTITKEDCGPLDQELALHSPASNTQGQGTMAAPEIDLSEGLRGATEDFQRTIITDVLEQANFNWAQAGRTLKTDRANLTRLAKRLGLNVAKSHSIERTK; encoded by the coding sequence ATGCAAGATATCTCCGCATCAACCCTCATGGAAATGACCATCGGCCTCGCCAGTGGTGTTAACGATCAAGACCGCTTTAATCGCCTTATTGATGCAATTCGAAAGACGATTACCTGTGACTGTGTGGCGCTGTTAAGTCTCCAAGGTGACACGCTGGTACCAATCGCAATGCAAGGCCTTAGTCGCGACACTTTCGGTCGCCGCTTTATCATTTCAGAGCACCCTCGTTTTGATGCTATCTGTGCCTCAAAGACACCTGTTCGTTTCGACTCTCACAGCACTCTGCCCGATCCATTTGATGGTTTGCTGATCGATCACGATGGCGATCTTCCTATGCACGCTTGTATGGGGCTACCACTCCTCTTCGGTGACAAACTACTTGGTGTGCTCACGTTAGATAGCCTCACACCCGATGTTTTTGCCAACATTCCTGCTCGTAACTTAGAAGTACTTGCAGCTATCGCGGCCTCAACTATGCAAATGGCCCTCACTTTCTCTCAATTGGAAAGCCAAGCGAAACAGTCAAAGCAGCTGTTAGAAGAACTTAACGAAGAGGCGTGGGAACGTGAAGGCGGCGAGTTGATCGGTAAAAGCGATACTATGATGGCGCTCAAAAACGACATCGCTGTCGTTGCTCCTTCTGAGTTCAATATTCTCATTCATGGTGAAACTGGCGTTGGTAAAGAGCTGGTTGCACGAACACTGCATCATCAATCGGCGCGCAAACGTAAGCCTTTGGTATACGTTAACTGCGCAGCTATACCTGAAAATTTAGTCGAAAGTGAACTGTTCGGCCACGTACGCGGTGCATTTACTGGTGCAGATAAAAACCGTTCCGGTAAATTTGCTTTAGCCGATGGCGGCACACTGTTTTTGGATGAGATTGGCGAACTGCCTCTAGCAGCGCAGAGTAAACTATTACGTGCATTACAAAACAATGAGATTCAGCCTGTTGGTCAAGACAACATTCAAACTATAGATGTGCGTGTGTTAGCAGCGACAAACCGTGATTTAAAACAAGAAGTTGAAGATGGTAACTTTAGAGCCGACTTGTACCATCGACTGAGTGTTTACCCTATCGCTGTGCCTGCGCTTCGTGAGCGTGGAGATGACACGAGCTTGCTAGCTGGCTTCTTCTTAGAACAAGCTCGACGCAAGCTTGGCATTAATCAAATCAAATTCCGCTCTGATGTGTTGGTGTTCCTGAACCGTTATAACTGGCCAGGTAACGTGCGTGAGCTTGAACACGTAATCAGTCGCTCAGCCCTCAAAGCACTTGCGAGAAGCACCAATAAACGCTTGGTGACAATAACCAAAGAAGACTGTGGACCATTAGATCAAGAACTCGCACTGCATTCGCCAGCTTCAAATACGCAAGGTCAAGGTACAATGGCTGCGCCTGAGATTGATCTATCGGAAGGTTTGCGCGGTGCCACTGAGGATTTCCAAAGAACCATCATTACTGATGTTCTGGAACAAGCGAACTTCAACTGGGCTCAAGCAGGCAGAACATTAAAAACCGACAGAGCTAACCTAACTCGTCTTGCTAAGCGATTAGGCCTTAATGTCGCTAAGTCGCACAGTATTGAAAGGACGAAATAG
- the hmpA gene encoding NO-inducible flavohemoprotein has translation MLNNVHIDIIKSTIPLLESAGPALTTHFYQRMFSHNPELKDIFNMTHQQTGRQGVALFEAIAAYAKNIENLAALQGAVERIAQKHTSFNIQPEHYQIVGHHLIETLRELATEAFTPEVEEAWTAAYLFLAQIFIDREGELYLQRKLAVGGWEAARTFVVEQKNVESDLVKSFVFKPKDNGPVLDYVPGQYIGIEVKPDGASNNEIRQYSLSDTPNGETYRISVKREGEGGQFSGLVSNHLHNSVEVGDEVKLYAPAGDFFYQERQKPVTLISAGVGVTPMQSMLEYLSRQQKNEPVLYLHACEKVEQHSFTQRVSDIVADKGWSAKTWYMNKSATDCDSVLEGQMNLSQVSETAGFEDSDFYICGPVGFMKNIVEQLDALNIDRSRVHYEVFGPHAQF, from the coding sequence ATGCTTAACAATGTACATATCGATATCATCAAGTCTACGATCCCACTACTTGAGAGTGCAGGCCCGGCGTTAACAACACACTTTTATCAACGTATGTTTTCTCACAACCCAGAGTTGAAAGATATTTTCAATATGACTCATCAACAGACTGGACGCCAAGGTGTAGCGTTGTTTGAGGCGATTGCCGCTTACGCGAAGAACATTGAAAACTTAGCGGCGCTGCAAGGTGCGGTAGAGCGCATTGCTCAAAAACACACAAGCTTTAATATCCAGCCAGAGCATTATCAAATTGTTGGTCACCACCTAATTGAAACATTACGTGAACTGGCAACAGAAGCGTTCACTCCAGAAGTTGAAGAGGCGTGGACTGCCGCATACCTTTTCCTTGCTCAAATCTTCATTGATCGCGAAGGTGAGCTTTACCTACAACGCAAACTGGCCGTTGGTGGCTGGGAAGCAGCAAGAACCTTCGTTGTAGAGCAAAAGAATGTTGAATCCGATCTGGTTAAGAGTTTTGTATTCAAGCCAAAAGATAATGGCCCTGTGTTGGATTACGTTCCGGGTCAATACATCGGTATTGAAGTCAAACCTGATGGCGCGTCGAATAATGAAATTCGCCAATATTCGCTTTCAGATACACCGAACGGTGAGACTTACCGTATTTCGGTTAAGCGTGAAGGTGAGGGCGGCCAGTTCTCAGGTCTTGTTTCAAATCACCTACATAACTCTGTAGAGGTGGGTGATGAAGTGAAGCTGTATGCGCCAGCGGGTGATTTCTTCTATCAAGAGCGTCAAAAACCGGTAACGTTGATCTCAGCAGGTGTGGGTGTTACTCCAATGCAATCGATGCTGGAATATCTAAGCAGACAGCAAAAAAATGAGCCGGTTTTGTATCTACACGCATGTGAAAAAGTAGAGCAGCACTCGTTTACTCAGCGTGTTTCTGACATTGTTGCAGACAAAGGCTGGTCAGCGAAAACGTGGTACATGAACAAGTCTGCAACTGATTGTGACAGTGTATTGGAAGGCCAGATGAACCTATCACAAGTGAGTGAAACAGCTGGATTTGAAGATAGCGACTTCTACATCTGTGGTCCGGTTGGTTTCATGAAGAATATTGTTGAACAGTTAGATGCTCTGAATATTGATCGCTCTCGTGTTCACTACGAAGTATTCGGACCTCACGCTCAGTTCTAG
- a CDS encoding CHASE4 domain-containing protein, whose product MKWHHSIERRLVLIFVFAMALIFAVMTSLSLYAGLQEKKDTEEKRVEKSMSVALNLLGGQIDDIEHLTKDYAYWDEAYNFIENPNIAFVKSSLDMDSLKVADLNGLIVHDQFGKALYRISTYDFITDSQLWSEFDDGTLLQGKKVQRGSIFLKGRILAFVSHEVSDNSGSLPSNGRITVFREIDQRMMDQISRGIGESFNLVNMSQPDAITTIVYRDAWRVEKSEIIFHDDIIKGTYSLFLSEELTLPVLVEIQLEREPFQMSSLWRWLIPQILLLALLTFFLLMLLRATITRPIKGLVAWLNQVNGSQLAEDLRPYSYSQHGEIGVLSEKFSEIYNNLYQQHQFSQLLLYSISDFIFTVDAQGKVDYCNPAAAEWLNIDSKELYKQDFELLFASVDDDAPSVANWLYRALETYSEFSGQLNIRKLSEPNQIHFLEIQVSPILYNDTDQKGAMIILRLKD is encoded by the coding sequence ATGAAGTGGCATCACTCTATTGAAAGACGTTTGGTATTGATTTTTGTCTTTGCGATGGCTTTGATTTTCGCTGTCATGACTAGCCTATCACTCTATGCGGGTCTGCAAGAGAAGAAAGATACTGAGGAGAAGCGTGTTGAGAAATCGATGAGCGTTGCGCTAAACCTGTTAGGCGGTCAAATAGATGATATCGAACACTTAACCAAAGATTATGCCTATTGGGATGAGGCGTATAACTTCATAGAGAATCCCAATATCGCGTTTGTGAAGAGTTCGCTGGACATGGACTCACTCAAGGTGGCAGACCTTAATGGTTTAATCGTACATGACCAATTTGGAAAAGCACTTTATAGAATAAGCACATACGATTTCATTACAGATTCTCAACTCTGGAGTGAGTTTGATGATGGCACGTTGCTACAAGGCAAGAAGGTACAGAGGGGCAGTATTTTTCTAAAAGGAAGAATACTGGCTTTTGTTTCTCATGAGGTAAGCGACAATTCGGGCAGTTTACCAAGTAATGGGCGTATCACTGTGTTCCGAGAGATTGATCAACGAATGATGGATCAAATTAGCCGAGGTATTGGTGAGTCTTTCAATTTAGTGAACATGAGTCAACCGGATGCAATCACGACGATTGTGTATCGTGATGCTTGGCGTGTAGAAAAGTCAGAGATCATCTTTCATGACGATATAATTAAAGGCACGTATAGCCTTTTTCTCTCCGAAGAACTGACCTTGCCAGTGCTCGTTGAAATACAACTTGAGCGCGAACCATTCCAAATGTCGAGCCTATGGCGTTGGCTAATACCTCAAATATTGTTACTCGCCTTGCTGACATTCTTTCTGCTGATGTTATTAAGAGCCACTATTACACGACCAATAAAGGGCTTAGTTGCGTGGCTTAATCAGGTTAATGGGTCTCAACTAGCGGAGGATCTTAGGCCTTATTCTTACTCTCAACATGGTGAGATAGGAGTGCTCAGTGAAAAGTTCAGCGAGATATACAACAACCTTTATCAGCAACATCAGTTTAGTCAGCTACTTCTGTATTCGATCAGTGATTTTATTTTCACGGTGGATGCACAAGGTAAAGTCGACTATTGCAATCCTGCCGCCGCCGAATGGTTGAACATAGATTCGAAAGAGCTCTACAAGCAAGATTTCGAACTCTTGTTTGCTAGCGTAGATGATGACGCCCCCAGTGTTGCCAATTGGTTATACCGCGCCTTAGAAACTTACAGTGAATTCAGTGGCCAGCTAAACATTCGAAAACTCAGTGAACCCAATCAAATACACTTTCTTGAAATTCAGGTTAGCCCAATTTTATACAACGACACCGATCAAAAGGGTGCAATGATTATACTTAGGCTGAAAGATTGA